The sequence AGCCCATTTCATTCTTGccaactaccaaagaactgcgagtgtcactaacatgaaagctctcctacacctcccgctgttatcaaccTGCAGAAAACTATCTCACTtatgtcttttccataaaatctaccacaATGCGTGTTTACATTCTATCTTTGTTTAACCgccaccatacatttcatctcgcattgaccacccccaaaaagtaaacattccgcactgcaatgccgtcggcttttcatattcatttcttctccaaacaagcaaagattggaataacttacccgcattacttacaagcataactgacaccaataactttaaTACTACACTTCAAAATttcatgttataaattaatgTTGCGTTTGCTTGCTCTGCATAATAACTGCTCTTATGCCCTAATTTTAAGTTATGGCTTGTATTTTTTATAtggtatgttctttttttgtcttcgctttcatttttgttatgccatgtatttttgccatgctTACGAGTTTCTATTtaccattttagagcgcagctctttggcgtccgttcctgggtttcgcgtcgtcgtcggcgttgtcgtcggcctggtaaccagctccgcccccctttcatccccccagcgctagcagcgaccgactgataccgctggatgccgctagagagtcaagataacgtggctgcatagaacaccgtcgccgccatgcagaaagaggaggaaagggtccccccccccctgttcttgtgtggcggatagggtgctcttcagttgccgacgcgccggttatttcacgtaggccccggcacgtcgacgaatacgtgaccaccttcccacggctagacctggttcttagcgctgcggaagcgagggtatcatattgtttgtgtcggcatcggcggcgttgtccctgaaaccaactccgcagctggggttgactcactatcggcgtcagcggcatcagtcagtcgctgctatctcttccctcctccctttatcgtgttgtccgcttgctgcgcgcgcttctgcccccatcgtttgccgctgggtgtacacgccgcccccctcccccctcttcctgcgagtctccggttgtcaaagcgccggctcgaacttaattcctttcttcgctcctcctccaatgcaacccctgtgcggtggcaatcagagagccagatcggtggcggcggatctgtatatgtgcaccgcccgagccgaaattgccgctgccgttcgccactgcgaaattatctgccagttctttctgagccatgagcgagacgaccgatggaagtcctccgtctgctgctgctgctgctaaacgagctgccagagcagaggcccagcgccgtcgccgtcagaatccagaggtgcgtgccgccgaagcagaagcttaccgtcgccgccgtcgagatgatccaggagtacgcgtcgccgaagcagaggctaagcgccgccgccgagaagaccctgccgttcgcgccgccgaagcggaggctcatcgccgccgtcgagagcaaccaggagtacgcgtcgccgaagcagaagctcatcgccgccgccgagaagaccctgcagttcgcgccgccgaagcggaggctcatcgccgccgtcgagagcaaccagcagtaagcgaggctgaagcagaagctcatcgccgccgccgagaagaccctgccgttcgcaccgccgaagcggaggctcatcgccgccgtcgagagcaaccagcagtaagcgaggctgaagcagaagctcatcgccgtcgcagagaagactctaccgttcgcgcggccgaggccgaggccaaacgcaaacaaaggctcgcaaacagtcagggtgaaacagcttatttgctgcgctcaaatttcgcattaggaagtaacgtaatcgtcggtaatttttattattttgtatGCCATGTTTTGTGATGTTTTTGCCATGTTGTTGCCTTCCTTCCTTATAtttccttgttctttttattaattattgaCTTCCACGTATTTAACTTTGACGGTTTCTTCGAAAGCTTTTGCTTCTTTGCACttataatttttttctataaTCAACTATTGTGTACTTACCTTGCCCTCcccccctctgcaatgtacaaccgtaccttgagggtataataaataaataaataagtaaataaacaagtaaataaataaataaataaataaataaatgttttagtGTTTACATTTGCATAGCAATACTTGCCCTAAGCTAATAGTTTTCTACGTTATGATTGCTGTAGTGTCTTTAAAACTGTCAAAAGGTAGCAATTACAGGCTGAATGACCCTTATGATACAGATAGAGATTAGGATGCAAATTAGCTTCATGGAGATTTAAATAAGCCCCAATATCATTTAAAACCAGGACGGTGAAGCTTAGATCCTTAACTCTGCTGTTTGATAAACAGCTGTACTTGAACTCACTATGTGCTAGATTTTGCCGTTGTAATCTTGGCATAAGTTTCTCATGTCTCCCTACACCAAGCTAACTGTGTTAATGAAAATGACCTGCAGTGACTGCTCCGCGAGTGCTGCCGAGGAGCTGTCTTTGTGGACAAGTGGTCAGCACGGATGTGGGAAGCCAGGCTCCAGGTTGGAAAGTGCGCAGGGAGGTGTCCATCCAGTGCGGCTTACAATGGATGCCCCCTCTACCCCTTGCAACGGAAATCTGTACGTACCATGATCAGTCAGGGCAGTAGGCACAGGGTTATGAATGGTGAGGGCTTCACTTAGCGCAGGGGTTCTCAAGCATGTTGCTCCCAGAGAAGCCTGCTAAGCTTCATGAAGCGCCAAAGAATCACCCCCTCTCCTCCCCCAAATAGAGAGGCTAGGCGTAACGTGCAACACATTTTGGGGTCAATGGTGTAGTTGGGCAGGCTATTTTGACAGCAACATACAACTCACATGGTCCAAACTGGGTGTAATCATTATGAGCTAAGACGAGAGCATCGCAGCCAagacatgcaaagaaagaattaCAGTTTTAAGTGCTTATCGCACTGGGACAATTAAACATTACATGACAAGAGGTCTTACAATTAGTGCCGACTTTACTTTGAGTACCGTAAAGCATTGTTAATTTGGATATGACAGgactgaaaaaaaatatatcagaATTAACCAAATGTCAAATTATCGAGGGtctcaagaaaacaataaacaaatgctaaTTACGTCAACacacttttatttactgaatgaatcagcaaatcatgtttctattttgcacaagagTGGTTTCAAAGCTGCAATTCTTGTCATCTTGAGAGTTCCTTCACAATGTATATCTTCATCTGAGACGTGCTTTTCACTACCACGAGCAAATCTCGATTATTTTCGCGCCAGTGAGCTGGCCGCCAACAAATCGCCTGTCCATCACGATATAGCCAGTGCTTTCATCTTTGACGGCTTTGCACTGAGTCGAAGCGGaactactgtttgccacaacTGCTGGAGACAAAACGCAGCTGCCGTTGGCATGTTCATGGACGGCGACCTGAGGGTTCTGAAGGttctgaaggcacgcggccgatGTCTGCTCGCAAGTCAAAATGAAAGTCAAGAAATGTTGACGAAACCGTGGTATGGACGGCGACTACGCAGTTATGAAGGCAAGCTACTAGTTGCTAAAGCGGTGTTATGCATGGGGATAGACGCAAGAATAAAAAGGGCTCAGTTAGGCACGAAGCATTCCGGTATTCCTGTCAGTCACATATCATGAACGATTTCCGTTGATGACAATCGCGATGCGGACTCCGCCGCTTAATTTTGGTTGGACGCTAGCGCCTATTTTGCTCTTTTGCACCTCGCATTTCTGGTACTCCGCACTCACTGAACTACCATATGAGAACCAACTAGGTTGTGCTGCTCtgcgcatttatttttttatcctCCGACGAATATGTCAACGCGCAAGCTAGTGGCACCTATCTACACATGGCAGAAATGCGCATGATGGTAAGTTACGGCTTCCGAGATTCAGATTCAAAAGCTTAAGTGTGCTGCCCATTTTCGTAGGCTGTATGGCTACAAGCTGCTGGTGGATTTATTGTGTGGTTCGTGTGTTTCTGTTATGCACTGTGATACGCATTTTGACACTCGGGCATGTGTAATGGGTGTTCCTTGGATTGAGCGCACCTCGTGTTCACTATCTTAGCCATTGGCGAGCATGGAACCCCAGGAGGGGCCTGTGGAACCCCTGGGTTCTGCAGAACCCACTTCGAGAACCCATGACTTAGCACAACAAAAGGGAGCAGGAGGCAGTTCCTAGTCCCAACTGCAACAGGAATGCTTTTGGGTAGACTAGGGAGTATGGGTCCAATGGACCAGTCGACTACAGCAATGCCTGTCCTTGTGGCCTCACCATGGGAACTTGCCATATGCCTGCTATGCACCCATCTGGCACAAATCATTTGGCATAACGCAACTTACAATCCATTACTGTGATGCATGTTCAAGTGGAACCCAGTACTTGTAAAAATCTTGCAGGAAATCTGCAATTCATGATGGATGTTACCACGATACCTACGCATTTCACCCTATGCTTTTGATAAAAAAAGTGCTGCATTCGAACCCTTGGATAATGATATCAATTTTAACAACATGTTGGTTATAGCAAttagaagctgctgcaccgtcaacttttgtatgttttctatggtgaaataacccgcttactacaatgccctcaTTCAGTATTAGTGGTTATAATggtgaagtctggctgctgggtgtccattCCAAAACATAATggaatgcaaaatccttgaaaagaaaagagaaattcaAGTTGCTGCACCCTCGCCCACCACCCCAATGGCCACCATGCGCTCATAGTGTAGATActgttttccagccttctccacaTCACCAGCCTCGCACACCTCTCTCTTGTTGGctttccacccctccgaacactaATAACGCCCACTGCTCTATGCCACACCACCCTCCtaaacacgaatggaccgtgcCAACTGCGCGGACATCACTGCTCTGCCAGATTGCTCGCTAACCCATCATTCTGCTCAGTTCTACCAACGGATTAGGCTGCTTGTGCTTGTCTTTGCTGGTTGCATTGAAGTCGTTCACGGCCACATGGTTTCTCCGCCACGTTTGACTCACCGCCGAAATGaaagatggctgatctgcccgcTGACCATTGGCAATGCACGATGTTGCccgtgaaaagaaagtgcactgctCCAGATTTGGAAAGAGAGCTCAGTATTATGGAGGACTGCAAGGACGGTAAAAAAATGTGTGACTTGGTGAAGAAGTATGGACTATCGTAACCAACATTATCGACAATCATCTGCCTGGCAGAGAAGTTCAACAAAGAAAACTGCTCGATAGGCAACCGACACAAACGCACTCGACAAGGTGCCTATAAGAAAGTGGAAGAGGCCTTCTACGAGTGGTTTCTCAGTACCTGTGCCATGAACTTGTCCATCACCGGGCCCATTCTGGCCACAAGAGGGAAGCACTTTACCTGACTCACCAACAGTGTGGACTTATAGCCAGGTAGCAGCTGGGTACAGTGCTTCAAAGAGAGGCACGGCATTGTTTACAAAGCCGTCACCGGCGAGCTAGCTTCGCTTGATGTGGAGGTGAAGCAGAAGTGGGTGGAGGAAAGGCTGCCCCACATCCTCAACAACTACACTGACACTGGTGTATTATAATGGCAACCAAACAGAACTGTTCTTTCAGATGTTGCTGTCCAGTATGTATGTACTCAAATGAAGACATGTGTAAAAGTGGCGAAAACAGCAAGCTTTGCCTCACTGTGTTTTGGTGTGCCAAAATGGATGGGAATGACGTCATTTGGAAATTATAAAAAATCCACGCTGCTTCCATGGTGCTGCCAGGATACCGGTATGCTACCATCACAACCGCAAGGCATAATTGACACAATAACTTTTTCGTTAGTGGCTCTGGAGTTCAATCAATGTATCGAGTGATCTGAGAGGAATGTGGCGCTCATTCTTGATAATTGTAGTGCCCACACTCCATGCCTAAGCTCTCAAGTGTGGAAGTTTTTTTCCTGCCTTCGAACAGCACGGCAGGCTTGCAGCCTATTGAGGCCAGCATGATTGCCAATTTTAAAGTCATGTATCGTGGCTGCTTCCTGAACAAGTTAGTCTTGTTGATGGACATGGCCACGCAGACAAGCAGGTAGCAATGAGGGTTGAAGATCAATCTATTGATAGCCGTGCCGTTTATATTTGGTGTGCAGTCCGAAGTAAGTGCTTATATGGTATAGAACTGCTTTAGGAAAGCATACTTTCTCCGAGGCAGGCTTATGCAAAGTCTGCGAAGCTCCCACCGGTGAAGTGATGCCTGAACTCTTGTCCGCAATCGAGTAGGATGCTTCAGGGTTCAGAAATGTTTGTACATGCAGACGACACATTAGAAACATCATAACTTCTAACTGATGAGCCGATTATCatgaatgtgcttgcatcagatagcgacggcaATAATGGCAGCGATGACGTgatagggcaggctgcctcatgGTTGTCCTCGCAGGGGCCTGGCCATGCAGGTGATTTCCCTTCGGGGCTTTGTTTTGATGAGGGACCTTCTGCTGCAGTATgtggagcacttggatgccttggagaaggatgctGGCAAGCTTCgtgtaccccgcaggggcgtctacgtcagcagacgtttggtgtgttgcgacaccacgtacctgagcacacgagggttggaccctcctccCGCGCCTAACCGTGCGTGGCTTGGCCGTGTCCGGGGAGaagggatcctgggggttgagccatttccgggtgcttggacctttacggccccttgGGGGCggcaacacacttctttggcctccgcttcacatagacggcacccccggactgacccacccgggggaaattggtagttgccttttcctatcctcctctttaatcttcgtctttctcttgctttcggtctttcctgtctcctcctagcttcctttttatttccacttttcccaggcagcaagggttaaccttgtgtggtatAGCCAACCTTGATTATAACAGATTTtgttatagtagtgtcgtacagctggtGCGTGCAGGCcgtgtcttttcacggtcctgcagcgtgcccttgttgggctccattgTGGGTGGCTGGTAGTGCTGCCGAATTCCCGCATATATCTATGGCAAGTTTTTTTCCACCCCTTCCTGATCaccctcataaacgagggcgcaccgaagaagtatttaggTTCTATGGCCGTCATAGTGAAAGCTTTCCCAAATTTCATGAAAACCGCAAAGTCAGCGAGAATGATCTCTCCTTTTCTAGTGTCTAAATCAATAACCGATATTCTTGGCCAAGGCTTTAAAGTAACCAAActtgcaagtggagatctccttttggaactccgagATAAAAATCAGTTTGAAAGGCTGCCGAATCTTGTCTCTATTGGGGACGTTCCAGTGAATGTGACAGCGCATCGcaccatgaacaccagccgtggtgttgtatcTGATAGTGACCTGATTGATCTGACAGAGGCTGAACTACTTGAAGGCTGGAGTGACCAGAATGTGATCAGTGTAAAACGAATCaaaatgaggcgcgatggtaaagaaattcagactaagcatcttattcttacatttggttcaagtgttctgcccgaaacaatcgaggcaggctatgtgaaAATCAGGGTGAGGCCGTATatcccaaatcccctccgatgctTTAAATGTcaaaggtttggccacagttcccagaactgccgtggccgactaacctgtgccAAATGTAGCGACCATGAACATCTGTCCGAGTCATGCAAGAACACTCCACACTGTGTgaattgtgaaggggagcacccTGCGTACTCATGGTCCTGCCcacattggaaaaaagaaaaggaaatagtggcAATCAAAACCAAAGagaatatttcgtttaaggaggcATGAAGGCGTGTATCCTTCTTACCGAAGAATAGCTTTGCCAAAGTGgcacgtcagggggcagcgccacaacgacCTCCGGCGGCTGTCTGGCCCACACctagtgagccggcagtgacgtcacctgcccccacggcggttgcggctagcgctgctccgtcatccGAGAAAgggccatcgacctccgggctggtggcctcatCCTTTGAGAAGAGGCTTTCTCAACAAACTAATCGCTCACAAGAGCGGGTGTCCAGAGCTTTGCAGGAGGCGATTGATATGACGCCAAGTCAAACGGCGCCATTagcgcctaaggagtggcgagAATCACTCGACCACTccaaaaaaagagaaacatcgcATTACGGGACCGGCAAAGGGTCCTGTAACCTAAATTCTCTTTCTAGACACACAGCACTATCCTCGTTCCTGTTATGGATACccaaatattacaatggaacgtgagaggacttcttcactatcttgatgatgttaaagaactccttcacaaattcactccaaaggtgctgtgtgtccaagaaacacacctaaaagtaacacagaccaactttctaaggcaatatgccactttCCGCAAAGACCGTGAAGATGCACTCACCTCGGGGGTTGTAGCCGTAATAGTCGATAAGGGCGTTGCACGTCAGCAAATCAAACTCCGAACTCTCCTCaaggcagttgcagtccgagcTGTGCTATTTGGTAAGTTAATCACAGTTTGTTCGATATACGTCTCCCCCTCCTGTCAATTTTCTAAAGCAGAGTTTCAAAGCCTTATCGATGAACTTCCTCCACCATACATGTCGTTGGTGATCTAAACGCACATAgccccctgtggggcgactcgcgttccgatgcacgtgggcgcctgatagaaaattttctgttttcttcagatGCATGTTTATTGAACAAGAAAGAACCAACGTATTACAATGTTACACATAACACATACTCATCCATAGACTTGAGCATCGTTTCGAGTTCACTATTTTTGTACCTGGAGTGGTCTGTTCTTAAGAAcccctatgggagtgaccacttcccaattacatTAAACCTGACCAAACCAGATGCATGCTCTCCGCATTTCCCCTCGATGGAACCTCGAATCggcaaactgggaactgtttc comes from Dermacentor andersoni chromosome 9, qqDerAnde1_hic_scaffold, whole genome shotgun sequence and encodes:
- the LOC126529640 gene encoding uncharacterized protein isoform X1, coding for MSETTDGSPPSAAAAAKRAARAEAQRRRRQNPEVRAAEAEAYRRRRRDDPGVRVAEAEAKRRRREDPAVRAAEAEAHRRRREQPGVRVAEAEAHRRRREDPAVRAAEAEAHRRRREQPAVSEAEAEAHRRRREDPAVRTAEAEAHRRRREQPAVSEAEAEAHRRRREDSTVRAAEAEAKRKQRLANSQVTAPRVLPRSCLCGQVVSTDVGSQAPGWKVRREVSIQCGLQWMPPLPLATEIFPSATAGNNTDKGTSWNQARRVNQKLCVHEKGSEKLFQCHLCPYASPRLGKLQSHLVSHSTEKPFKCEVCPAAYKSLKCYKAHMCKHTGEKLFQCHLCPYWTVYWKCLLEHRGTHSNAKPFACTVCPFRAKSKANLRRHKLMHGGDAPFKCSVCSLGFRRKHNLKNHMQQHIES
- the LOC126529640 gene encoding uncharacterized protein isoform X5, whose translation is MSETTDGSPPSAAAAAKRAARAEAQRRRRQNPEVRAAEAEAYRRRRRDDPGVRVAEAEAKRRRREDPAVRAAEAEAHRRRREQPGVRVAEAEAHRRRREDPAVRAAEAEAHRRRREQPAVSEAEAEAHRRRREDPAVRTAEAEAHRRRREQPAVSEAEAEAHRRRREDSTVRAAEAEAKRKQRLANSQVTAPRVLPRSCLCGQVVSTDVGSQAPGWKVRREVSIQCGLQWMPPLPLATEILCGALGCLGEGCWQASCTPQGRLRQQTFGVLRHHVPEHTRVGPSSRA
- the LOC126529640 gene encoding uncharacterized protein isoform X2 codes for the protein MSETTDGSPPSAAAAAKRAARAEAQRRRRQNPEVRAAEAEAYRRRRRDDPGVRVAEAEAKRRRREDPAVRAAEAEAHRRRREQPGVRVAEAEAHRRRREDPAVRAAEAEAHRRRREQPAVSEAEAEAHRRRREDPAVRTAEAEAHRRRREQPAVSEAEAEAHRRRREDSTVRAAEAEAKRKQRLANSQVTAPRVLPRSCLCGQVVSTDVGSQAPGWKVRREVSIQCGLQWMPPLPLATEIFPSATTGRTIEERTFHGTGKAAESVQLFRCHLCPYTSPRHSKLRSHLVSHSKEKPFKCEVCPAAYKNLDCYKAHMCKHTGEKLYQCHLCPYSTVYRRCLVQHTRSHSNAKPFACNMCPYKSKSRSNLGKHKRMHTDDYPFKCKVCSLGFRRKHNLRKHMQQQHVD